A genomic region of Thermodesulfovibrio aggregans contains the following coding sequences:
- a CDS encoding transcriptional repressor, with translation MKPKIKWTPQRLAIIKYLEGNKQHPSAEEIYASLSKDFPTMSVATVYNVLEFLKRTNRVKEIYIDPEKRRFDPDTTAHHHAICVKCKKVFDIYKEIEISDLSQYLPQFEILDSQLTIYVLCSKCKEKREIKVGLKEYKCSQCGSIRTAKHKPQKCPSCGSRGTLEEFKN, from the coding sequence ATGAAACCAAAAATAAAATGGACACCACAGAGGCTTGCTATAATAAAGTATCTTGAGGGTAATAAGCAACACCCATCAGCAGAGGAAATATATGCTTCTTTATCAAAAGATTTTCCAACAATGTCAGTTGCTACAGTCTATAATGTTTTAGAGTTTTTGAAAAGAACAAACAGAGTTAAAGAAATTTATATTGATCCTGAAAAAAGAAGATTTGATCCAGATACCACCGCTCATCATCATGCCATATGTGTAAAATGCAAAAAAGTTTTCGATATTTACAAGGAAATTGAAATTTCTGATTTATCTCAATATCTTCCCCAGTTTGAAATTCTTGATTCTCAATTAACAATATATGTTCTTTGTTCTAAATGCAAAGAGAAAAGGGAAATTAAAGTTGGATTAAAAGAATATAAATGTTCTCAATGTGGTTCAATTAGAACAGCGAAACATAAACCTCAGAAATGTCCCTCCTGTGGAAGCAGAGGCACTTTAGAAGAATTTAAAAACTAA
- a CDS encoding YraN family protein: MGRIDTGKEGEKLAIDYLLARGYKILEKNFRTNFGEIDIIAKHGKYIVIIEVKRRISENFGSPEIAVNQRKQEKLKKLALYYLCKLGKDYPVRFDVIAIKDKQIVHIENAFY, from the coding sequence GTGGGAAGAATAGATACAGGTAAAGAAGGCGAAAAATTAGCAATTGATTATCTTTTAGCCAGAGGATACAAAATTCTTGAGAAAAATTTTCGCACTAACTTCGGTGAAATAGACATAATTGCAAAACACGGAAAATATATTGTTATCATAGAAGTTAAAAGAAGAATTTCAGAGAACTTTGGCAGTCCTGAGATTGCAGTAAATCAAAGAAAACAGGAAAAACTCAAAAAATTAGCCCTTTATTATCTCTGCAAACTTGGGAAAGACTATCCTGTAAGGTTTGATGTAATAGCCATCAAAGACAAACAGATTGTCCACATTGAAAATGCCTTTTATTGA
- a CDS encoding SufB/SufD family protein → MPVSKKYIKQIQDRAKKAIDKPALYGEDIDLKQFQKYIERGKIESLELLPELAKEAALMAGVDVEEKERSGSYLQMDHSVVYKRLSKLYEGKVELMSTNEAIETYDWLEEYFWRIVQPDTDKYTAQVALNPTHGYFIRILPGQKLDYPLQTCLMIAEGYISQNVHNIIIVEEGAELHVITGCTLSRSDAVGIHLGISEFYVKKGGKLFFTMIHNWAENFYVRPRTAVVVEEDGVYVNNYALLKPVKSIQSFPTVYLKGDRASARFNTVIYGLKDSYIDLGSKIIFEGKDTKGESLARTIADHKSVIYSRGDLIAKTKDYCMGRLDCRGIIFSNDASIYAIPQLISYGANRADLSHEASIGPISEEQVEYLMSRGMTKDEATSLITSGFLNLDIPFLPEIIDKHIKEVIQITSKESM, encoded by the coding sequence ATGCCAGTAAGCAAAAAATATATAAAACAAATTCAGGACAGAGCCAAAAAGGCAATAGATAAACCAGCTCTATACGGTGAAGACATAGATTTAAAACAATTTCAAAAATATATTGAAAGAGGAAAAATTGAGTCTCTTGAGCTTCTTCCAGAGCTTGCAAAAGAAGCTGCATTGATGGCAGGTGTTGATGTTGAGGAAAAAGAGCGTTCAGGCTCTTATCTGCAGATGGATCATTCAGTGGTATACAAGAGGCTTAGTAAACTTTATGAAGGCAAAGTAGAGCTTATGAGCACAAATGAAGCAATAGAAACCTATGACTGGCTTGAAGAATACTTCTGGAGAATTGTTCAGCCTGATACAGACAAATACACTGCTCAGGTTGCATTAAATCCAACTCATGGATACTTTATAAGAATACTGCCAGGGCAAAAACTTGATTACCCGCTTCAAACCTGTTTGATGATTGCAGAAGGTTACATAAGCCAGAATGTTCATAATATCATTATTGTTGAAGAAGGAGCAGAGCTTCATGTTATCACTGGCTGCACCCTTTCAAGGTCTGATGCAGTGGGAATACATCTTGGAATTTCAGAGTTTTATGTGAAAAAAGGGGGGAAACTCTTTTTCACAATGATCCATAACTGGGCAGAAAACTTTTATGTAAGACCAAGAACAGCTGTTGTTGTTGAAGAGGATGGAGTTTACGTTAATAATTATGCACTACTAAAACCTGTTAAATCAATACAGTCATTTCCCACAGTTTATCTAAAAGGTGACAGAGCTTCGGCAAGATTCAACACAGTGATTTACGGATTAAAGGACTCCTACATTGATCTTGGTTCAAAGATAATTTTTGAGGGAAAAGATACCAAAGGAGAGTCTCTTGCAAGAACAATAGCTGACCATAAAAGCGTGATTTACTCCCGTGGAGATCTTATAGCCAAAACAAAAGATTACTGTATGGGAAGACTTGACTGTAGAGGTATTATATTTTCAAATGACGCATCAATATACGCAATCCCTCAGCTTATTTCCTATGGAGCAAATAGAGCAGATCTTTCCCATGAAGCATCCATTGGGCCGATTTCTGAAGAACAGGTTGAGTATCTTATGTCAAGAGGGATGACAAAGGATGAGGCAACGAGCCTGATTACAAGCGGATTCTTAAATCTTGATATTCCCTTTTTACCTGAAATAATAGACAAACACATAAAAGAAGTCATCCAGATAACATCAAAGGAATCAATGTAA
- a CDS encoding ABC transporter ATP-binding protein has product MIQYLKKGGIKMGEMLKVKNLHVSVEGRKVLEDINFSLDYGEIAVLFGPNGAGKTTFIMTLMGFPKYKIEKGKIIFKGVDVTNMDVSERAKLGMGISFQRPPVVRGVSLRKLLKIIGNGKTDEEILNYAEKLNLTTHLDRDVNDGFSGGEVKRAELLQLLMQKPELVFIDEPESGVDLENIVLIGEMTNHLLGRDQRVKDVKRSAIVITHTGYILDYINADRGYILFNGKLMCRGNPRDILSEIKKNGYRRCATCQ; this is encoded by the coding sequence ATGATACAGTATTTAAAAAAAGGAGGAATAAAAATGGGAGAGATGTTAAAAGTTAAAAATCTCCATGTCTCTGTTGAAGGCAGAAAAGTTCTTGAGGATATTAATTTTTCATTAGATTATGGAGAAATAGCAGTTCTATTTGGACCAAATGGCGCTGGAAAAACAACATTTATAATGACATTGATGGGATTTCCTAAATACAAAATTGAAAAGGGCAAAATTATATTTAAAGGTGTTGATGTAACCAATATGGATGTATCAGAGAGAGCAAAGCTTGGTATGGGAATATCTTTTCAGAGACCACCTGTTGTAAGAGGAGTAAGTTTGAGGAAACTTCTTAAAATTATAGGAAATGGAAAGACAGATGAAGAAATACTTAATTATGCTGAAAAACTCAATCTTACAACTCATCTGGACAGAGATGTTAATGACGGTTTTTCAGGAGGAGAGGTTAAGAGAGCAGAGTTACTGCAGTTACTGATGCAAAAGCCAGAACTGGTTTTTATTGATGAACCGGAAAGTGGTGTTGACCTTGAAAACATTGTATTGATTGGTGAGATGACAAATCATCTTCTTGGAAGAGACCAGAGAGTAAAGGATGTAAAAAGAAGCGCAATTGTAATAACTCATACAGGTTATATTCTTGACTACATCAATGCTGATAGGGGTTATATACTCTTTAATGGAAAGCTTATGTGTAGGGGTAATCCAAGAGACATACTCTCTGAAATAAAGAAAAACGGTTACAGGAGGTGTGCAACATGCCAGTAA
- a CDS encoding LA_3696 family protein: MSLPKSVREKLGEEATDAFVEFLKEFEREIKDDLATKRDIKEVEVRIKELEATIREIEARIKEVEARIKEVEVRIKEVEANVEIKLAQFKMDIIKWVAGFLIAQTAILAGIFAGLIKLFF; this comes from the coding sequence TTGAGTTTACCAAAATCAGTAAGAGAAAAGCTTGGAGAAGAAGCAACAGATGCTTTTGTCGAATTTTTAAAGGAATTCGAAAGAGAAATTAAAGATGACCTCGCCACAAAGAGAGACATTAAGGAAGTTGAGGTAAGAATAAAAGAATTGGAAGCAACAATAAGAGAGATTGAAGCAAGAATAAAAGAGGTTGAAGCAAGAATAAAAGAGGTTGAAGTAAGAATCAAAGAAGTCGAAGCAAATGTTGAGATAAAACTTGCTCAATTTAAGATGGATATAATTAAATGGGTAGCAGGATTTTTAATTGCTCAGACTGCTATTCTCGCCGGCATCTTTGCAGGGTTAATCAAGCTGTTTTTTTAA
- a CDS encoding rubrerythrin family protein, which produces MEKTLKDLMEAFAGESQANRKYLAFAKKAEEEGYPAVAKLFKAAAEAETIHAMNHLKAAGGIKSTKENLEEAIKGETYEFESMYPPMIKDAEAEGASQAKRSFYYANEVEKVHAELFKKALENLDKKLDADYYVCQVCGHTVEGEPPDKCPVCGSPKKMYKKIE; this is translated from the coding sequence ATGGAAAAAACACTTAAGGATTTGATGGAAGCCTTTGCAGGAGAGTCTCAGGCAAACAGAAAATACCTTGCTTTTGCAAAAAAAGCAGAGGAAGAAGGCTATCCTGCAGTTGCAAAGCTTTTTAAAGCCGCTGCTGAGGCAGAAACTATTCATGCAATGAATCATCTGAAAGCAGCAGGTGGAATAAAAAGTACAAAAGAAAATCTTGAAGAAGCTATCAAAGGCGAAACATACGAATTTGAAAGCATGTATCCACCAATGATTAAAGATGCTGAAGCAGAAGGTGCTTCTCAGGCTAAAAGAAGCTTTTACTATGCCAATGAAGTTGAAAAGGTTCATGCTGAGTTGTTCAAAAAAGCCCTTGAAAATCTTGACAAAAAACTGGATGCTGACTACTATGTCTGTCAGGTATGCGGTCATACAGTAGAAGGTGAACCACCTGATAAATGTCCTGTTTGCGGTTCTCCAAAGAAGATGTATAAAAAGATTGAATAA
- a CDS encoding radical SAM/SPASM domain-containing protein gives MINYIQFFPTLRCNKDCEFCFNRKNRYVNSIDFLSEKIEEFVKIMKENKIFSLDILGGEPFLYEPLESLVKLAIDSDIKVTISTNGSFNEKIESLLNIIKNSRLQIGISINNEIDQSLLDLVKKHKLWIKSVVTKNQPFHKELIEFAKKCGINYYLIYMDALTKKDLELSIPFYEFMELIKELQSQYSGIQPVYCKGFIGGDEKYRCPAGIEKITVMPDGSVYPCYLLSSFEEYCIGNIFKNSLQEILMSDNLRIFKTSLNNSCDNKVCKIKKQCRGGCVAHSIIHYTVPYKADPRCKMKTQEE, from the coding sequence ATGATTAATTATATACAGTTCTTTCCAACATTAAGATGCAATAAAGACTGTGAATTCTGCTTTAACAGAAAAAACCGTTATGTTAACTCCATTGATTTTCTATCAGAAAAGATTGAAGAATTTGTAAAAATAATGAAAGAAAACAAAATCTTCAGTCTTGATATCTTAGGTGGAGAACCTTTTCTTTATGAACCTCTTGAAAGTTTAGTAAAATTAGCCATCGATAGCGATATAAAAGTAACTATAAGCACAAATGGAAGTTTTAATGAAAAAATAGAGAGTCTTCTGAACATTATTAAAAATTCCAGACTGCAAATTGGTATATCAATCAATAATGAAATAGATCAAAGCCTTCTTGATTTAGTAAAAAAGCACAAGCTATGGATTAAAAGCGTTGTAACAAAAAATCAGCCCTTCCATAAAGAACTTATAGAGTTTGCAAAAAAATGTGGAATTAATTATTATTTAATTTACATGGATGCTTTAACCAAAAAAGATTTAGAACTCTCAATACCTTTTTATGAATTTATGGAATTAATTAAAGAGTTGCAGAGTCAATACTCAGGTATTCAGCCTGTTTATTGTAAAGGATTTATAGGAGGTGATGAGAAATATCGTTGTCCTGCTGGAATTGAAAAAATAACCGTCATGCCTGATGGTTCAGTCTATCCCTGTTATCTTCTATCCAGTTTTGAAGAATACTGTATTGGTAATATTTTTAAAAATTCTCTTCAGGAAATTCTTATGTCTGATAATCTTAGAATTTTTAAAACTTCTTTAAACAATTCTTGCGATAACAAAGTATGTAAAATAAAAAAACAGTGCAGAGGTGGATGTGTTGCTCACAGTATTATCCATTATACAGTGCCATACAAAGCTGACCCAAGATGTAAGATGAAAACTCAGGAGGAATAA
- a CDS encoding FprA family A-type flavoprotein translates to MNPVELKNQIYWVGVVDWAIRDFHGYETPRGTSYNNYLIIDDEPTLLDAVHHDFVHTSIENISRIIDPRKIKHIVINHIENDHATGLEKLLEILPDVNLYMTEKGKKGLSRFIDLSKYKVNTVKSGDTLKIGKRTLHFIETPMMHWPDSMFTYIKEDKVLISQDAFGQHIATVERFDDELVQNRSMEELEDAVIDYYANILMPYGNVIKSKIDEIKKLGIEIDMIAPDHGVIWRTHIDRVLSLYSEMVDAKAKLGTVIVYDTMWHSTEQMVMPIARGLEDEGIPVKIIKLRATPKSVAVKEAWKTRGLIVGSPTLNNGVFPSVAEFLTYLKGLRPKKRLFAAFGSYGWSGEAVKDMYETAKAMKLEVFEPGIRVLYKPSEEDLAKCYEFGIAFGKALKEYHAKMEV, encoded by the coding sequence ATGAATCCGGTTGAGCTAAAGAATCAGATTTATTGGGTTGGAGTTGTTGACTGGGCAATAAGGGATTTTCACGGATATGAGACCCCTCGCGGAACAAGCTATAACAACTATCTCATAATTGACGATGAACCAACACTACTTGATGCAGTTCATCATGACTTTGTCCATACATCAATTGAGAATATATCAAGAATTATTGACCCAAGAAAAATCAAACACATTGTAATAAACCATATTGAAAATGACCACGCTACAGGTCTTGAAAAACTTCTTGAAATATTACCAGATGTAAATCTCTACATGACAGAAAAGGGCAAAAAAGGATTAAGCAGATTTATTGATTTATCCAAATACAAAGTAAATACTGTAAAATCTGGAGATACTCTTAAAATAGGCAAAAGAACTCTTCATTTTATTGAAACACCAATGATGCACTGGCCTGATTCAATGTTTACCTACATAAAAGAAGACAAAGTTCTCATAAGCCAGGATGCATTCGGTCAGCACATAGCAACAGTTGAAAGATTTGATGATGAGCTTGTCCAAAACCGTTCAATGGAAGAGCTTGAAGATGCAGTCATAGATTACTATGCAAATATTCTGATGCCATACGGAAATGTTATTAAATCAAAAATTGATGAAATTAAAAAGCTTGGTATAGAAATTGATATGATAGCTCCAGACCATGGAGTAATCTGGCGCACTCACATAGACAGGGTATTGAGCCTTTATTCAGAAATGGTTGATGCAAAAGCAAAATTAGGTACTGTAATTGTATATGATACGATGTGGCACAGCACTGAGCAGATGGTAATGCCAATTGCAAGAGGGCTTGAAGACGAGGGAATACCTGTAAAAATAATTAAACTTAGAGCAACTCCAAAGTCAGTTGCAGTAAAGGAAGCATGGAAAACAAGAGGACTTATTGTTGGCTCCCCAACACTTAACAACGGAGTTTTCCCATCAGTTGCAGAGTTTTTAACTTATCTTAAAGGACTTAGACCTAAAAAGAGGCTTTTTGCTGCCTTTGGTAGTTATGGCTGGTCTGGTGAAGCAGTAAAAGATATGTATGAGACTGCAAAAGCAATGAAGCTTGAAGTTTTTGAGCCAGGCATTAGAGTTTTATACAAACCTTCAGAGGAGGATCTGGCTAAATGCTATGAGTTTGGCATAGCCTTTGGAAAGGCTTTAAAAGAATATCATGCAAAAATGGAGGTGTAA
- the pfp gene encoding diphosphate--fructose-6-phosphate 1-phosphotransferase, with translation METVGIIVGGGPAPGINGTISAATIEAINQGKKVVGIKGGFKPLFDEDLNCAMPLTVDDVSRIHTKGGSILRTSREHAERVKERFPVLMKTLKALNIKYLITIGGDGTLFMANWIEREARGEISVVHVPKTIDNDIPLPGGAPTFGYETARHWGVEIVKNIMEDARVTARWYFLTIMGRYTGHLALGVGKAAGATLTIIPEEFKEEKISFRKVADILTGAVIKRLSMGRDHGVAILAEGLSEKFDPEELSEYEQLEKDETGRVRLSEIQLGRIMKNFVKKSLEEMGIKITIVDKNIGYELRSADPIPYDIEYTRNLGYGAVRYLLRGGTGAMITFEEGHLRPIPFVELIDYKTGKVKIRKVDVTSENYEVGRKYMIRLEKEDFEGERLKALASVVKMSEDQFKERFYYVTS, from the coding sequence ATGGAGACAGTAGGGATTATAGTTGGTGGAGGACCTGCTCCTGGAATAAATGGCACAATCAGTGCCGCAACCATTGAAGCTATAAATCAGGGTAAAAAAGTTGTCGGGATAAAGGGTGGATTTAAGCCCCTTTTTGATGAGGATCTTAACTGTGCCATGCCTCTTACTGTTGATGATGTTTCAAGAATTCATACAAAGGGTGGCTCAATTCTGAGGACATCCCGTGAACATGCAGAAAGAGTAAAGGAAAGATTTCCTGTTTTGATGAAAACATTGAAAGCTCTTAACATAAAGTATCTTATAACCATAGGCGGAGACGGGACTCTTTTTATGGCGAACTGGATAGAAAGAGAAGCGAGAGGAGAGATAAGTGTTGTCCATGTTCCAAAAACAATTGACAATGATATTCCTCTTCCAGGTGGTGCACCTACATTCGGATATGAAACAGCAAGACACTGGGGTGTAGAGATTGTTAAAAATATAATGGAAGATGCAAGAGTGACAGCAAGATGGTATTTTCTTACAATAATGGGAAGATACACAGGACATCTTGCCTTAGGTGTTGGAAAAGCTGCAGGTGCGACCCTTACAATAATTCCTGAAGAGTTTAAAGAAGAAAAGATTTCATTCAGAAAGGTAGCAGATATTCTTACAGGAGCAGTAATAAAGAGATTGAGCATGGGAAGGGATCATGGTGTTGCAATCCTTGCAGAAGGTTTATCGGAAAAATTTGATCCTGAAGAATTGAGTGAATACGAACAGCTCGAAAAGGATGAAACAGGCAGGGTAAGGCTCAGCGAAATTCAGCTTGGCAGAATAATGAAAAACTTTGTAAAAAAGTCTCTTGAAGAGATGGGAATCAAAATAACAATTGTGGACAAAAACATAGGATATGAACTTAGATCAGCAGACCCCATTCCCTATGACATTGAATATACAAGAAATCTTGGTTATGGTGCAGTTCGTTATCTATTAAGAGGTGGCACAGGTGCGATGATAACCTTTGAAGAGGGACATCTCCGACCAATTCCTTTTGTTGAGCTCATTGATTACAAAACAGGAAAGGTTAAAATTCGTAAGGTTGATGTAACCTCAGAAAACTATGAAGTTGGAAGAAAGTATATGATCAGACTTGAAAAGGAAGACTTTGAGGGAGAACGTCTAAAAGCTCTTGCCAGTGTAGTAAAAATGAGTGAAGATCAGTTTAAAGAAAGATTTTACTATGTCACTTCATAA
- a CDS encoding toprim domain-containing protein, with product MSLHKKQIRNKKEFVPVDWERAEKIREVLHYLYEINKLVPIIVEGKKDKKALRDLGFDGEIITLHSGKSIYEFAETIANKYEKIILLFDWDSKGEELYSKVGEELQGMWEEFASIRELLKLLCQKEIAEVEDIPSLFKRIAGYSLDVRQWEE from the coding sequence ATGTCACTTCATAAAAAACAGATAAGGAACAAAAAAGAGTTTGTCCCAGTAGATTGGGAAAGAGCAGAAAAAATAAGAGAAGTTCTTCACTATCTCTATGAGATTAATAAACTTGTGCCAATTATCGTAGAAGGGAAAAAAGACAAAAAAGCTTTAAGAGATTTAGGATTTGATGGTGAGATAATTACACTTCATAGCGGAAAATCAATATACGAGTTTGCCGAGACAATAGCCAATAAATATGAAAAAATTATTTTACTCTTTGATTGGGATTCAAAAGGAGAAGAACTTTACTCAAAGGTAGGAGAAGAATTACAGGGAATGTGGGAAGAGTTTGCTTCTATTCGGGAACTATTAAAATTACTTTGTCAAAAAGAAATTGCAGAAGTAGAAGATATTCCCTCACTTTTCAAAAGGATTGCTGGATACAGTCTTGATGTAAGACAGTGGGAAGAATAG
- a CDS encoding class II fructose-bisphosphate aldolase, translating to MSFEKFNEAVEIKDGRVTLKDKESIRILMDKLIFDAVFEEVDDVRRKKFLIIKEIAKEMGAIPASIQGLYEEMGREFPGFTVPAINIRGLTYDVARAIFRKALEKNVGALIFEIARSEIGYTKQRPLEYSACVLAAAVREGFTGPVFIQGDHFQIVRRHFEKDREAEVNYVKGLIKEAIDAEFYNIDIDTSTLVDLSKDTVYEQQRPNFEYTAQLAEYVRSIEPEGITISIGGEIGEIGGKNSTPEEARAYLDGFKDVYKGNKGLSKLSVQTGTKHGGVVLPDGSIAQVKIDFETLRVLSELVRKEYGLSGCVQHGASTLPEEAFDKFPETGTSEIHLATGFQNIIYDSKYLPDDFRKMIYEFLKKQFASEWKEGQTEEQFIYSTRKKGFGPFKKEWWNLPKEVKDPIMKELEDRFELLFNKLKVFNTKDIVNRTVKVVRVPVNIEI from the coding sequence ATGAGTTTTGAAAAATTTAATGAAGCTGTAGAGATTAAAGATGGCAGAGTTACATTGAAAGATAAGGAATCGATCAGAATTTTAATGGATAAACTCATATTTGACGCAGTTTTTGAGGAAGTGGATGATGTAAGAAGAAAAAAATTTTTAATAATCAAAGAGATTGCAAAAGAGATGGGAGCAATACCAGCTTCAATTCAGGGATTATATGAAGAAATGGGAAGAGAATTTCCAGGATTTACAGTTCCTGCAATAAATATCAGAGGATTAACATATGATGTGGCAAGAGCAATCTTTAGAAAGGCATTAGAGAAAAATGTTGGTGCTTTGATATTTGAAATTGCCCGCTCTGAAATTGGCTATACAAAACAGAGACCTCTTGAATACTCAGCCTGTGTTTTAGCTGCTGCTGTAAGGGAAGGATTTACAGGACCTGTGTTCATCCAGGGAGATCACTTCCAGATAGTAAGGAGACATTTTGAAAAAGACAGGGAAGCCGAGGTTAACTATGTAAAAGGTTTAATAAAAGAAGCAATAGATGCAGAGTTTTACAATATAGATATTGATACTTCCACTCTCGTTGATCTGAGCAAGGACACAGTATATGAACAGCAAAGACCAAACTTTGAATATACTGCTCAACTTGCAGAATATGTACGCAGTATTGAACCTGAAGGTATCACTATCTCTATTGGTGGAGAAATTGGAGAAATTGGTGGTAAAAACTCAACTCCTGAAGAGGCAAGAGCTTATCTTGATGGTTTTAAAGATGTTTACAAGGGGAATAAGGGCTTAAGCAAACTAAGTGTTCAAACAGGAACAAAACATGGCGGTGTGGTGCTTCCAGATGGAAGTATCGCACAGGTTAAAATTGACTTTGAAACCTTGCGGGTTCTGTCTGAGCTTGTAAGAAAAGAATACGGATTAAGTGGATGCGTTCAGCATGGAGCAAGCACACTTCCAGAGGAAGCCTTTGATAAATTTCCTGAAACAGGAACATCAGAGATACATCTTGCAACAGGATTTCAGAATATAATCTATGATAGCAAATATCTTCCTGATGATTTTAGAAAGATGATATATGAGTTTCTTAAAAAACAATTTGCCTCTGAATGGAAGGAAGGACAGACAGAGGAACAGTTCATCTACAGCACACGTAAAAAAGGGTTTGGTCCTTTTAAAAAGGAGTGGTGGAATCTTCCAAAAGAGGTAAAAGACCCCATTATGAAAGAGCTTGAAGACAGATTTGAACTACTTTTTAATAAGTTAAAGGTATTCAACACAAAAGATATTGTTAACAGAACTGTAAAAGTTGTTAGAGTGCCTGTAAATATAGAGATTTAG
- a CDS encoding ferritin-like domain-containing protein encodes MISNELMSKLQKAVARELQVSIQYMWQHVLAKGIKAEAVGKLFKEFAINEMIHAEKIAERIAFYGGTPTTHPDPITIGNNLTEMLQIDKKAEEEAVALYKEIIKMAEKEEDYVTRKLFEQILEEEEIHLDKFSSLLEE; translated from the coding sequence ATGATAAGCAATGAGCTTATGAGCAAGCTTCAGAAAGCAGTTGCAAGAGAACTGCAGGTAAGTATTCAGTATATGTGGCAGCATGTTCTGGCAAAGGGAATTAAAGCAGAGGCGGTGGGTAAACTTTTTAAAGAATTTGCAATTAATGAAATGATTCACGCTGAAAAGATTGCAGAAAGAATTGCTTTTTATGGTGGAACTCCCACAACTCATCCAGACCCGATTACAATTGGCAACAACCTGACTGAAATGCTTCAGATTGATAAAAAGGCAGAGGAAGAAGCTGTTGCACTTTACAAAGAAATTATCAAAATGGCTGAAAAAGAAGAAGACTATGTAACAAGAAAACTCTTTGAGCAGATTCTTGAAGAAGAAGAGATTCATCTTGATAAATTTAGTTCACTTCTTGAGGAGTAG
- a CDS encoding flavodoxin family protein, which translates to MKILAILGSPRKGNSQILLNKAVEICKQQNHEITLIKACDLNVSGCTACDGCKDTGECIIHDDMDRIYPLLKQAHRIIIASPIFFFGLPAQLKLLIDRCQCLWYEKYVLKRPIPEKEFKRKALNILVGGMKKGQIGVTCAEATLKAFLRTINVNEHRTIFYLGYNEPGSILENTTIDSDLKNAIEELLKND; encoded by the coding sequence ATGAAAATTCTTGCCATATTAGGCTCGCCAAGAAAGGGAAACTCTCAGATTCTTCTTAATAAAGCAGTTGAAATCTGCAAGCAACAAAATCATGAGATAACTCTTATAAAAGCTTGTGATTTAAATGTCTCAGGTTGTACTGCCTGTGATGGATGCAAAGACACTGGAGAGTGCATTATTCATGATGATATGGATAGAATTTATCCTCTACTAAAACAGGCTCATAGAATTATTATAGCATCTCCCATATTCTTTTTTGGTTTGCCTGCCCAACTAAAGCTTCTCATTGATAGATGTCAGTGCCTGTGGTATGAAAAGTATGTTTTAAAAAGACCAATTCCTGAAAAGGAATTCAAAAGAAAGGCTCTCAATATACTTGTTGGAGGAATGAAGAAAGGACAGATTGGAGTTACCTGTGCTGAGGCAACCCTTAAAGCCTTTCTCAGAACAATCAATGTTAATGAACACAGGACAATCTTTTATCTCGGATATAATGAGCCCGGTTCAATCCTGGAAAATACCACTATAGATAGTGATTTAAAAAATGCCATTGAAGAACTCCTGAAAAATGATTAA